ATTTAGCCCAATTACCAATAGATTTAGTGTAAAGGAGTATTAACTTTTGAGCAAAGGAGACTCCACTTCCGGAAAGCATTCCATCGCCAGTACCATACATCGTTATTGCTCCAAGAGTAAGGAAGAAAATAGCCGTAACAACAGTTATTATGTAACCGAGATTAAAATCAAATTCTGCTTCACTGATATTTGGCCTATAATTTGAATCTTTCGCTCGAGAAAACATCCATAAAGAAGGCCAAACACATAACTCTACTGGGCAAGGCATCCATCCCATTAAAGGGATCAAAAAAGCTAAATTTTTTAACTTCCATGGGCTGATTTCTGGTTCAAAAAAACTCATATTTAATGACTCATTTATTGAACCTTTGAACAAAAGCGATAAAACTGCAAATAATGTTAATAAAGTTAGTAGAGATACTAAAATTTTTGAAATCCTATCAAGGGCTTTATATTTACCAAGAATTAATATCATTCCAGAAACAATCAGGATTCCTATAGACAAATCCATGGCTGGAAAAGCTGAGAAAAAGGGAATATTAGTTAAAAGGACACCAGAAACAAAACTTACAGCGGCTACAGTAAAAGTACCTGTAATTAGACTAACTATTAGAAATAAAGGAAGATATAAAGAATTCTGCTCTTTGAAACCTTCTAATAATGATTTACCAGTAGATGCTGTAAATCTAGTCCCAACCAATAAGAATGGATATTTTAAAAGATTAGTAAGAAGGATTAGGCCAACTAATGAAAATCCAAACCTTGCACCAGCAGTAGTTGATGACAATAAATGAGAACCCCCAATAGCCGCTCCAGCAAGCAAAATTCCTGGACCTAAACTTTTTTGTATTCCTTTTGTTAAATTCATGTCTTTAATCAAATGATTTAATTTAATTTTTGAGCCCTTCTAAACTTATTTTTTAATACTCTTTTTTTAAACACAAAATCAGATAATGAGTGAAAAATAAAAAGAATAATTAGTAATCCTATTCGAACTTTCATAAGATTTCTCCTTCAAATATGCTTTTATCAGATATTTATTTTGTATTCAACCTCTTTTCTCCATAAGATCCTCAAAAACCTATCTAAAACATCTAATTCCTTTTTATCAAAACTTTTTATTTTCTTTTTATTTTGTTTTTGCATAAATTATTACTTAAGTATTTCAACTTTAAACTGAGCTAAAAAACACACAATAAGCAAAACTTCTTAAAACTCAAGGTAGTTTGGATTGTTTTTAATTTGATATATATTTTTCTGCTCTTCTTAATGCTTTTATTGCACCTCTATAATCAAGATTTTTTAATTTTTCCTGACTTTTACGTTCCAACATTTTCACTATTTCATTTATCTTTATTGCATTAATTTTAAGTTTATGATCGAATATAAGATCAAATTTTGAGCAATACAAACTAGATAATTCTTTTCTATATTCTTGAATCATTTTTTCATCACAAGAATTAGATTTCAATATTGCATTAGCTTTAATTTTGTCTTCTAAAGCGCCTTTAAAATTTCCTCCTTTAAATTTATTTTCACTTGATCTAGTCAGCTTAATAAGATTTTCCAATATCAATCGCCCAGAATCTTCCATTTTTTTTTTTTCTAAATTCAAGACAATCCTATCAGCATAAAGAAAAAACAACTTAATTTTTTAATACTAAAAAAATTAACCAATAACAAGTCCTTTTTCAAGAAGTAAATCGAAAACCTCCACACTTTTCGT
This region of Prochlorococcus sp. MIT 0604 genomic DNA includes:
- a CDS encoding NRAMP family divalent metal transporter; this encodes MNLTKGIQKSLGPGILLAGAAIGGSHLLSSTTAGARFGFSLVGLILLTNLLKYPFLLVGTRFTASTGKSLLEGFKEQNSLYLPLFLIVSLITGTFTVAAVSFVSGVLLTNIPFFSAFPAMDLSIGILIVSGMILILGKYKALDRISKILVSLLTLLTLFAVLSLLFKGSINESLNMSFFEPEISPWKLKNLAFLIPLMGWMPCPVELCVWPSLWMFSRAKDSNYRPNISEAEFDFNLGYIITVVTAIFFLTLGAITMYGTGDGMLSGSGVSFAQKLILLYTKSIGNWAKWIIIPAAFAAMFSTTITCLDAYPRSISAIQGLLRGTDFGRMDSNAERNRFQIWMIIHIFASLIALLIARSGGIGVKDFVFAAMTGSFLTAPLFAWMAMDTINSKLVPIKNRYGFFLKTISWIGLIFLTLFSLLFIAHSFFGIGIY